GTAATctgtgtcttgtgtcttagttgtttttcttgtttcttgcatctgatTTGTTGTGCATCTGCTTTGTACTCtctcttctgattaatcaatgaaatacatatttctttcttcactctgtgtgtctttcatctgaatcttttatactttttgatgttatgacaaaagggggGAGAAACatgctaattgaattgatttataatatcagttgctagGCTTAAGTCTTAACATTCCTAAAAATtatattgcaagttttctgtctctgatagttttgcaggaatgtgatactaTGAACAAGTTCAAAAAGGGgagaagcatatctgaagaaaatCTCTCAAAGAGTTGAAGCAATCAAgcttaatgttctgatacataaagtttcaagctctgatacaAGCTATGTTCTGATagctctgatacaagaagtttCAAGATCACAAAGAAGctatgctctgatacaagaagcTATGAAGCTCTGATACAAGCAAGCCTTCTTGATGCTCTGATAAAGCCAAGTGctctcaaagagaaattcaaagctatgaagctgtccaatggaagctctgaattatctgaagtttaaagttcaacgtgaaagtctcatatgaaatggaaaatactcagggaagccttttatttataaaatcttctagtattaatttcagggagagattgttaatctcagggggagacatattcacacactctgattaatatgctttatgctatatctgtgtattgtctttttcatctgatattctggatacaaattcatatcaattctgtatgtttttgtcatcatcaaaaaggaggagattgtttagaacaagaaatgttctgatcaatattcttagttttgatgataacattatatatgaattttctataagagaatgtggtactctaattattcacgttttccatttcaggaaaagtctaaaagagtatgcacaaaatcagcattcagaagctctgacctagAAGATatagatggcttcatcagaacatggtctggcagacatcagaagatggtcctgcagaattcAGAACATGatttggaaagcatcagaagttggcagcagaagcaaggctctgaagatctgatggtatcacgctcaaagcacttctaaagtctgaaggcagaagttgcatctgcaccaaagctgaagactctgatattcaaacgttattctacataatctgagtccagaagaaagtacaagatgaaaaggctataacatcaaatctctgactgacaaaaagaacgttagaagctacaaaaggaaaagtcagtaaaagcagctgaagcatggctcgaggtagttgacaaaagagtgaaacattgaacgcagtagtgtactattcacgcaaagcattaaatgctctcaacggtcatttttcctcaacgcctatatatagaagttctgattcagaaacAGCAACAACTCTTGAACGCAAAagaaccaaaacgctgtcaaattaaaatcacacaaaagcaaagaagaacttcatcttcaacctcacaacattgtaatattttagtgagtgttagaacttaaacttaagagaaaaatcactttgtgattatagcgtattaagaagcatttgaatctcttgtaatatttattttacattgattgtaaaaggaattcctagagtgatcaagttatgattagaatactctggaagacttagagggtatctaagtggagaacatAGTGGATTAAAtgctcagttgaggtaaatcaccttgtcagggatGGACttaagtagtttagttaacaacgaaccaagataaaaataattgtctgatttatttttatctaccgtTTTTGGaagaaacccttattcaatcccccctttctaagtgtttttcactccttcaattgacatcagagcgccggttctatgtgcaaacacttaaccgtgttagagaaaagattcagggagaaaaacacaaaatggttgaaacaactacttCTACTCCTCCTCCTGAGcaaaacaatggtaacaatggaagcattagcttcaatggttacaacagaccaccagtctttgatggtgagaactttgagtattggaaggatagacttgaaagttactttctatgtcaagatggtgacttatgggatttagtgttggatggttacacacattcTATAAATGCTGgtggagtcaagattacaagacaagctatgagtgatgaccaaaagaaagaattcaagaatcatcacaaatcaagaaatatattgttaaatgctatctcacatgctgagtatgagaagaaaCCCTTATTTTTATCACAAGCTAtgagaaatttatttttatctaccgtTTTTGGaagaaacccttattcaatcccccctttctaagtgttttttactCCTTCATAACTCTATAAAACGTGGCAATAGATGTCCATCAGAATCCCATGCATTTTGCGATTTttcaatcatcatcttcttctactTTGATTTTTCAATCATCATCTTTAATTGCTTCGTTTTTTAATTTACTTTGATTCTTCATAAAAAAGATCATGATTCATTTccttttatgttattggtatttTTGATGTTGATGTATGTTAGTGTTATACATGGTTTCAGGTTGTTATTTACATCTGAATATTAACATCAAGGATTGATAACAGATCTTACTGATCTTACCATGTTTCCTTAAAGCatgtttttttaaattgtttttttgtaacaCCATTCAAAGTAAGACTTACGGATTATGCATAGCTAACAAATCTTACCAGGTATTACCCATTACTCTACTTGCATATGAAGAGGTTCCACGTTGAGGTTCCACACAAAAAGAGACACCTAAGAAGTAAGTGATTCTTGGGATTTTATTTTTCTGATCCAAATTCTTCGTTTTTGGATTTTTCAGATCTGAATTCTATTATTATGTGAAACATTCATTCTACATTTGAAATGGTAGAATGATACTAAGCTTATTAGTTTAAGTGTTTGGATtgttttgtgaaggaagaagatttttttctttctcagatttaatttttgtttaagtGCTTATTAGTTCAAGTGATGAGTTTGTTTATGTGAaggaagaattttttttatttctttaatttgatttttgttcAAGTGTTTATTAGCTTAAGTGTTGGGTTTGTTTATGTTCTTCTGATGCAGGAGATTTCTTCAAAGTTTTCAATAAAGTGGGACTCCAAAGCTTTTGAATCCAAAATGTCAAAATTCTCTCCTTTTACGAATGTGTTTTGGGTCAAAGCCACTAATCACGTTGAGTTAAATTTTCCTTTGTATTAATAATTTTTCAGAGTTAGATTCAAtcttgaaaataaatatatttaaatggtttcaataaactattttaaaaacttctttttattgatttattttatatCGATCATAATTGTAGTTATTATGTAAGGAATGATGTTGCTGTTACACTAAAACAAAAATTAGAGGGTACATAAAAATGTTACAAAATAAGAACGTAAATGcctatcatatttatttttatttcctaaTTAAACTAATATAATGAATTTCTTCCTTATTATTAatcaatattataaattattaataatagtaattaaataaataaatattaaaaaaagtaattattataattttgaattattttaccGTAGCAATGAATAATTATTACGATTTAAAATTTATGATAGATAGGAAATAATGGAAAAGATCAATTCTTTAAAATTTCAATGCAgagttataataaaatattattatttttaaataatttgaaaaaaaattaatatatgtattttgggAAAAATAGTATATTTACTTTGACGATGACATTTGTTATTATATAAagaaaatcaaatcatttataataaatttattatttgttatagtaataaatttattcattgattattgaaaatttgaatatttttttagtgCAGTCACTGAAAGAGGTTGAAGTTTTTGGCTTAACTAAAGCAAACAATATTTTGTTATCCTTTTCATTCAACATAAGTTTCTAGGACACAAGCTCCTCTGTTTGAGTGATAGTAGTAGCAGACATGGTAATTGGTAGTAACAACTAACAACTGAAAGGATTGGAGCTTTATGTTGTTTGTATTTATAAAGATGTTTTGAGTATTCTTATACGACATAAAATGTGATATCAAATTCTTTTATAATTGATCTATTCTAAAATTAAGCACATGTATTATTAAaataatctacaatataagaaaataagttGTTCTTGAAATACCAATATTGCCCTTTTTCTAAATACTCTTCATTGGACCTGTCCACGTGGACACCCTCTGCATTCTTTCGCAGCTATCTCTCTCTTACTCTAAAAACACTTgccttttcatttgctttttccTTCTCCTTTTGCTTCCATCCTTTCCCATCAAGTCTGTAGCAGATTGAATTTATCTACTTTGCTTGCAAACATGGATTTGCTTCAATCGATACAAACCCTATCTCTAAcctcttctttcaaaatcaactttaattcaaaaaactcatcatcttctctttctctcatccTTTTTCActatctctctttctttctctcattTTCTCCTTCTCTATCTCTCTTGATCCATCTTCTTTTTGTTGCTCTTCttccttctctacctctttcgcTATCTCTTTTGTTATTTCGGTATCACACCGAAACAAGAATGGTGTTCGAATCGGTTTAAGTTGGTGCATCTGTtggattgagattttagggtttcAAACCGCGAATCGGTTTACATGTTTTCATCCACTGCTATAGAAGAAGACACTCCTTCTTGCTTTATATATGTAAAGCTAAAATGTCGCCGTCTCCGTTGAGGAATGGTAACAACAGTGTTAAGTTTTCATTGATGTTGACGAAGAAGGAGATTATTTAGGTATGATTTATTGTCCTTTTTGTTTATAGAGATTAAATTGATAAACTTTAATCCCTTATTTTGTTGTTGCTTTTAATATCTTTATTTCGTTTCTGATTTATGTGATGTTTCAGGCAAGTTGTAACTTATCTCTTATTTGTGTTTTTGACAGATTCATGAGATTAAGACTGGATCGAGTTTTATCACTGATTTTGAAGCTAACAAGGTATGACTTTAAGTGACTTTGTTGCTGTAACTTTAGAAATTTTGTAAATAAGAAGATGAACAATAATTCAGTGGTGTTTATCTTTTTCTTGTCTCAAATTTTTCAGACACCACAAAAGGCTTGAGCTTGGAAATTATTGAATCCAAAATGTTAAAGTGACAGCAGAACTACCTTTTCTGTGTTTCAAGTTATTTGGTAAAGTGAtgatttttgtctttaaaatACATGGGTAAAGGCGACATCAAAGAAATTGATTCCAAGTGAAGAGTGGGAGAGGAAGCTTAATAATGTCAATATTAAGATACAAGACATGAATAAATTGGTGATAATTTTCCCTGTCGAAGAAGGTTTCGTTGAAGCTGCTGAGAAATTCCGCAAGGAGTCTTAAACTGATCGTATCCTTTTTTCTtatgtttatttttctttattaacTTGTCTTCTGATTGGATTTATAGTGCCGGTTGATGTTGTTGTCACGCCAAAGTCAATATTACAGGTAATTTGAATCAATGTTGTGAAATAGCAGTGCTATAGCGCTACTCAGATCGAAATTTACAAGTAATCGAGAAATTTCATATGCATATCTTGGAAGACCCTGGGGACCTTTTGGAAGGATGGTTTTTGCGTACACTTACATCAATCCGGTATAAGACAAGTTGTTGTGGAGCAGGCACTGCTGCTGATACAGAGGCATTAATAGGTATCGATAATAATGCATACATCTCATGTTGCCAATTTTTATTACACTGCTGCTGATTTTccattttttgtattttcttgtCAAAATTCACTACGGGAGAATGATTTCAGTAAGCCCCATGCGTTTTATATGCAAATATTTTTACAATATGGTGGATATTTTCATTTCAAATATTAGGATGTCGATATTGGGATTATTCAAGAGAATCTGAATTAGTTTCCCATGTAAGGATCTATAGTAGCATGTGAGTCCTAAAATGACTGctgttataataaaaatatgcTTAAGTGTTCAAAGTTTATGTAACATGATATATAATTCAGCAAATTAGAGTTAAGCAACTCTATTGTTGTGCTCAAATAATGAATGCTCTTATGCAAGTGATTAATTCAAATCAGAAGATGCCAAACTTATTTAACTTGAGGTATGTGTGTATGATTCATAATTAGATTCATTACTAATTTTGTATCTTGCTGATAACAGTAATATGGATACATGGGCATGTTATTCCCTTTTGCAGGCTTTGTTTATCAAAGAGCATAATGCATTATGTGACATGCTAAAAGTAAGCCAAATTCTTTTCATCTATTGCATAACTTGGCTCCATTTGCGATCATTTTTTGCATCGAGAAATAATCCAATCggtattttttcttttcttacaaGAAGACTttcctgattttgatgatgagcAACTCTATACGTATGCAAGATTGGTGACTTCAACAGTCATTGTGAAAATCCATACAATCGATTGAACTATAGAGCTCTTAAAAACTGATACTCATCGGGCGTCGATGCGGATCAACTGGTAAGTCTAAAATTGCATTGCAGAAACATGTACTTTGAAGGAGACTAAAGAAGTCATCTATACAAAAATATCAGTCAATTTCTGTTGCTGTTATGTCATGTTTGATTCCATGTGTTGAATTGGTAGTTTTTGGAGTTGAATATATAATAATTGTTGATTTGAATAGTTGAAAATGTGAAAGTGTTAGTGATATTAATATCCTTCGATTATTCTACTATATAAGATTTTGTTATATTctactttttgtttttttctacTATATAAATCTAAAGCACATACATTATCTGTTTTTTGGTTGGCTGAATTTTCTATTCAATTTTCATTGACTGAGTATTGATTTTGGTTGGTTGAGTTTTCTGTGCAGTTTTAAACAACCCCCTGCCGACAACCGTTTCTCTAACTCCGACTGATCCGTACTCATCTCGTGTCACGGCCTTCCTAAAGTATTTTGATTTAAATTCGTTTCTTCCATAGATGTATTGGCTCTTGGCTGTTACTTCTATATAATGAGCTTACACATATATAACTGACATGAATGAATATGCATATGATATTAAAAGGGATGGAAGTGCTATATATGGAAACACTGATAGAGTTTTTAGACAAGTGAGGACTTTTGAAGATGGCAAGTTAAAAATATCAAAGGAAGGAAATCTTCTTCATAATGAAGATGGATTAGCAATATCGGGTGATGTTCGTAATAGTTGGGCTGGTGTTTCAGTTTTGCAGAGTCTTTTTATTCGAGAACACATTGCTGTTTGTGATGCTCTCAAGGTATATATACACTAATGAATTCATACATTTAATTAAGTTTtgtttaaacaataaaaaaaactaattattgtactttattaaaaagaataccCGGAATTAAAAGATGAAGAAGATCTTTATCGCTATGCTAGATTGGTAACATCAGTTGTGATTGCGAAGATTCATACCATAGATTGGACTGTCGAGCTTCTTAAAATGGACATATTGCTTGCAGGAATGCGAGGAAATTGGTAAAAACAATTAGATgatgtatttatatatatatatatatatatatatatatatatatatatatagtattttgATGTTCATTTCATTAATTTATGTCATGATATTGTAAACTATGATTTGATTTCAGGTGTGAATTATTGGGGAAGTCATTCAAGGACAAATTTAGGCATTATTGGGGaagtcaattggttatatgatgtTAGATTTTGTTGACAGTTGATTGTGAAATGGTGGATTCGGTTAGTGATGTTAATGAAAGTTAATGAAAGTTAGTTGCAATTAGATTTTAGAAATCGAAAGCTGATAATGAGTTTATGATTAGTAGAAGTGAGTTCGGGATGTTGGCTTTTTCTGGTTTAGAGGCTGGGTCGAAAAAGTTATGCCATTTGGTTTTGGATGCTTAGACACTGATATGGACTGAGTTCGTTTGTATGAATGTGCAGGGCTGAACATGGAACTGTTATGTTAGTTAAAGAAATGGTTTAGTCTAAATTGTTAGGTTGTTATTTGACAGTTAGAGAAATTGTTAACTGTTAATTATGATTCAGTTAGCTATGTTAAAGTTGAAACTTGGATTGTTAGTATGTGTTAATTGGAAGAATTACAACTGCAACTGTTAGTAGGACTTGGCTGGATTAGTGAAATTAAACTATGTTAGTGTTAAAACAATTAGTTGAAAACTATTAGTATAtcatctttaaaaaaataatttgttctATTAGTAATTAAAACCTGTTAGTAAATGTTAGGATGCTTGTAACTATTTGAAGAAGTTAATTGGCGAAAGTGTTAAGGGTTATTTGTTTTGTGATGCAGGTTTTAGATGTTTTATCAGGGTACGCAATACCGAATCAATGTTATGGTCGCGAGGCTGAATGTTGGACAATATGGTGATGTATTAAATATTAACaggagcacggagttattgattaaaatattgaatattaacgagagcacgaagttacagatcaaaattttgaatattatcgcaAACATTAAGCTACTTATCCaaaatttgaatattaacgggaacacgaagttactgattaaaataataaatattaacgggaacacagagttattgacaaaatatttgaTACTAAAGGAAACACGAAgttactaataattttttttgaatattaacagaaacattaagttactgataatttttttgaatattaacgaaaaaaaatttgaaatattaacgggaacacagagTTActcatcaaaataatgaatattaacagaaacatgaagttactgatcaaaatattgaatattaacgggaacaaatttggaatattaacggaaatacgaagttactgatcaaaataatgaatattagcgggaacatgaagttattgatcaagatattgaatattaacgggaacatgaagttactgaataaaatattcaatattaacgagaacatgaattacttatcaaaatattaaatattaacgggaacatgaagttactgatcgaaatattaaatattaacgggaaaatgatgtttattgatcaaaatatctcaaactttggcccaacctattgaaaagaaatttctatattttacacaACTATTTTTAGGACATTTACCTCTACAATAATATCAATATTGAACAAAAATAACAAGGCcacaacgggtacccgtgcggacgcacgagtATCACACTAGTTTTCTATTAATGATAAATTATTGTAATAGTTTTGTGTTGGAAACTTAAGAGGCGGCGCTAATGAGTACCATCAAAAAATTATGTGAATTGACGCTTGGGTTTGCGTTTGCATTTGCAGTATAAAGTGTGGTAAAGTCAATAATCACAAAATTCAAAGTAGGAGTATTGGTCAGGAAAATTTACGAACCGCTAATTGTATTATGTTATCCATAAAAGGTTGCATTTagcctgcaaaattaatttttgttgttttttttttatctccAATAACAATAGCatacaattaaattattttaatattatataaatatatataatatataatatatattatgttGATGGTTTTAGGTTTAAAATTTAACTTTTCTTTAGTCACGTGAGAATTTGtaagagtttttgcttctttttctattttgaaaTTCACATTATACAAAAAGTTTTATCAATTTCCTATCTATtcgtttaattatttttatttactctTCTACGACTTCTTTTTCTTCCTAAAAATCTAATATACAGCTCATAAAATAATAGGCTCTTCATTTTCCAAAACCACCCATTTTTGAAATATATCTAAAAATATTAAACCAAAACGAAatctttttaaattaattttataatgaaTTAAAAGTAATTGTTCAaactcaaaatttctcaatactCAATTACCCGTTATTATTTCGCGTTTCTTATTTTTCAATATAgaattataaacttttttttatattattaaacaaaaataaataatttgtaaaagaaaattttatttggATAACTGAAATATCATAGTTagttaaatagttttatttttatttggataACTGAAATATCATAATTagttaaatagttttatttttatttgtaatattCAATTATATCGCATGAATTTTATTCAAGAATAAAATCACGTTGAATATTCACATATACCTTACccatttattatataatataaaatactcTTAACATAATATTATCATTCAAATACCAtataatctacttaatataaatctaaaattgtcatgatgacaaccctagccaTATGTCATCTTGGTAGCAACTCTAAGTAAAAACCCTAATTACATTTTTACTAATTTAcccttatattaaaaataaataacaataataataataatttaatatccaACTACCACTATTATGAAAATAAcgacaataataataatagtataatatttaatcACCACTATTAAAAATCTCCAAATgtaaatcattattaaaaaaactGTCAAACCTATACAATCTAGAAATCTAGCCTATATTTCaagatttataatatattaagattaaaaaaaatatcaaaataaattttaaatataatttaggtAATCAATTTTTACGATAAAGTAGATAATCTTAAATTAATTCTTTCTAAACtctaattttaagttttttatttttcctctttttttcatCTATTTTACAAATATCTTTGTTTAGAAAATAACttacttatttaaaaataaaaataaaataaaagtgtcTTTTTCTTCTCGTAATAAAATATTTGGCTTTATATCTACTAAATCTTTTATTTAATTGTCTATTAATAAAACTctctaatatattttatttttatttttattttaatgaatacTAAAATTGTAATTTATACACTATATTGATGataatatataaacattaaaaaaataatataaatgtgTTTAAAATTTCTACTAAAAAAAAATGCTattttaaatacgtttttagaaaattatgtgttttctaaacaagtataaaaaaaattataataaaaatttaataatttttttaaaatatttaaatatgaaaaatattagtTACAATATTTATTGAGTATTATTgtactaaatttttttaataaatcattatgacaatcaaaagaaaataaaggtAAAATTCtatgaataattatttttcacaTATAGTACACTTTGAAAGGATTTCCGGCACTGACGATTTTCGATAGTGCTTTCCGGTGAGCCCTTCCCATGGACAAGAGGGGCGTAGGTCGGCCGCCGAAGAAACAGGTGGTGACGCACCAAAGGACGAGGGAGAGGACTATTGTTACACAAGTAGTGGTGGTAGCTGGAGGTGAGGGAAAGGACGGCGAAGAGGAGGAGGTAGTGGTCACGCCGAAGACCACACAATTGGATTGGGAGAAAGACGAGAACACTATGACACCGCACAACAGCCCTAGGGTTCGCAAAGATGCGTCTCCGGTTAGGGTTCCAACACCACAAATTGGGGGGAGGACCAATCAAAAGGAAAATTGTGGACAAATGTGATACAAGGAAATAGAGATCTCAACAGAGGAATGGCAGTGGAATTCATAGCCCCGACGATAGTCAATGGTGAAGATGAAGTAGCTATTGAGGAATCTGATGTTGAGGATGAATTACACTACTGGGAGAATGCATTGATCCTATTTGCTATCAGAGAAACGCTGTCAATGAATGCAGTCAAACGATTCATGGAGAAGGTATGGAATTTTGTTACTCTGCCTGAACTATACTATAATGATTCTGGTTATTTCATAGCTAGATTTAAGAATAGTGAGTATAGAGACAGAGTTATGCTTCAGGGTCCATACTTCATTTATGGAGTACCTCTATTCGTTAGGCACTGGTTTGCTGAGTTTGAAATTAAGGAAGATATGCTGAGAGTTTTCCTATTTGGATTACATTGCCACAACTGCCCTTGCACCTCTTGGGGGAGAAGAGCATCTCAAAGATCACTAGTGTAATAGGTAATCCCATAACCACTGATGAATTTACAACAAAGAAACTAAGGATATATTATGCTCGTGTACTGGTGGAAGTGGATATTACTCAGAAGAGTAAGGAAACTATTTGGATTAAGGACCATACGGGAAGGAGATTTGAACAAAAGGTTGAATATGAGGGGAAATCTAAGTACTGCCAACAATGCCTTAGGATGGGGCATGACTGTTCTATCAAACTTGTGCTGAAGAAGAAGGGCAAGGAGAAGGTTTGACAGCCTAAGAATGTGGAGAACGTTGAAGTGAAACAACCTGAGATACTGGACAACCCAGCAACAGAGGAAAATTGGATTTAGGTAACATCAGGCAAGGGTGATAGAGGAAAGAAGCCTTTGACAGATAAGAGCCCAACGAGAGGACAAGAGGTGGTATGTAATAATAGCTTTCATTCCCTACAGGCTGGAGAGACTCTGATAGGGGAATCATCACAAGCCCAATGATAGTGACCTGGAATGTGAGGGGCATGAATAAAGATGCTAGACATAGTGAAATCTGCTATGCTCTTAGTGAATTTAAAGTCCCCATCATTGCTTTATGAGAGACCAGAATAAAGGAGAAGAATGCTAACAGAATCAGAAATAAGTTTGGAAAGTGGAATATTGCAGACAATTATAAGGATAATCATAATGGCAGAATTTGGCTTCTATGGGATTCTAATGAGATTCGGCTGCAAGTGATACACACCTCAGCACAACATATGCATATGGAGGTTTATGATAGGATGGGAGAAGTCAGGTCTTAATCACAGTGGTGTATGCCTTCAACCAAATTGATAGAAGAATGAATCTGTGGCATGAGTTGGAGACCATAGGGCAAGGGGTTCAGAATCCTTGGATTGTGGTGGGAGATTACAACAATGTGCTCAACAGTAATGATAGAGTTGGTGGGAACCCTGTCCATGAAAATAAATATAAGGATCTTGTAGAGATGATGAAGAGAAGTGGGTTATTTGAGGCTAACACTAAAGGCAGCTACTACACTTGGACCAATAAAAGTACCTCTAATCCAATCTATTCTATAATAGATAGGATGATAGGGAATAGCGAGTGGTTCCAAACTTTCAATGATGCTAATACTGAAGTCCTTCTTCCTGGGATATCAGACCATGCTCCCATTAGAGTCAGGATTGTGAAACAAGAGGTCCAAAAAAGATACTTGTTTAAGTTCCTGAACTATCTTACTCATGATCCTACCTTCTTCCCTCTAGTTCAGGATAGCTGGCAGCAGGAGGTCAGAGGCTCAGCCATGTATAGCCTATGGACTAAACTTAGAAGATTACAACCTATCCTTAAACCTCTGACCAAACAAGTGACTGgaatcaaaattcaaattcagcaAGCCAGAGATAGTCTAATGCAAGCTCAGACTAGACTTCAGCAAGATCTTTTTTATAGCAGGGCCATAGATCAGGTGAAAATCTGTACTGAGCAGTTGGGTAAGTTGAACCAGATGGAAGAGACTATGCTGAAGCAGAAGGCTAAAATTGACTGGTTGAAGCTAGGGGATATCAATAATTCTTTCTTTCATGCTTCTATCAAAGAGAAAAACAAGCATAAGGGAATACACTCTATGACAACCATGGATGGCATTAAATTTAATACCCCTGAGGACATAGAGAATGAAATCCTCATGTTCTACAACAAGTTAGTTGGGACTAGGCTGAGTAGACTAGAAGTAATTGACTTACCTGCCATCAGAAATGGTAAAATCTTTAGCAGAGAGAGTGCTCAAACTCTTATCAAGCATGTGGAGGAGAAAGAGGTGTGGGATGCTTTGGTTAGCATTGGCAACAGTAAAG
The Vicia villosa cultivar HV-30 ecotype Madison, WI linkage group LG6, Vvil1.0, whole genome shotgun sequence genome window above contains:
- the LOC131613745 gene encoding uncharacterized protein LOC131613745; its protein translation is MNLWHELETIGQGVQNPWIVVGDYNNVLNSNDRVGGNPVHENKYKDLVEMMKRSGLFEANTKGSYYTWTNKSTSNPIYSIIDRMIGNSEWFQTFNDANTEVLLPGISDHAPIRVRIVKQEVQKRYLFKFLNYLTHDPTFFPLVQDSWQQEVRGSAMYSLWTKLRRLQPILKPLTKQVTGIKIQIQQARDSLMQAQTRLQQDLFYSRAIDQVKICTEQLGKLNQMEETMLKQKAKIDWLKLGDINNSFFHASIKEKNKHKGIHSMTTMDGIKFNTPEDIENEILMFYNKLVGTRLSRLEVIDLPAIRNGKIFSRESAQTLIKHVEEKEVWDALVSIGNSKAPVWMGSMPTFSKTLGRL